The Bactrocera dorsalis isolate Fly_Bdor chromosome 3, ASM2337382v1, whole genome shotgun sequence genomic interval GACATTGGTGCTACTATCAGGAGTCACCCTCCGGGCTGAAGTCCTGGAGGTTCAGCCGGCATATCTCCTCCATGAATTTCTCATGGGGAATTTCCGTATGGACCCCCTAAACCACAACCTGACAACCTAGATTCCGGTTGACAGAGACGTCCAACCCCACGTCCTTGAATTTCTTGTTATTCGCCACCCGTTCCCTCTCTAAAATAGAGGGAGTGCGAATAACTGCCCCACCTCCCTTAATTGGTGGAGCTTCATGTGAGGGATCCACCTCCTTGACCATCTTCTTTATCACTTCCTTAGAAAAAGTTCTAGAACACTTACTGCTGACCACGACCGACCAGGTATCGGCAGGTTTCGGCGTCACCGGTGCGATTGCTTCCTGCACAGGTGCTGCAGGCACAGACATCGGTGCCGACGGATCCGGCATTGACCACCAAAAATGTGAGCCTCGAAATcgaacgcaggataactcttcccaacaggtgctactttagactgagtaggcaattgagaagttaagtcctctctcgacgaacgaaagccaaactctataagtcacttataacgggtgatttttttgaggttaggattttcatgcattagtatttgacagatcacgtgggatttcagacatggtgtcaaagagaaagatgctcagtatgctttgacatttcatcatgaatagacttactaacgagcaacgcttgcaaatcattgaattttattaccaaaatcagtgttcggttcgaaatgtgtttcgcgctttacgtatcgacaaattttgttcagcgatgaggctcatttctggttgaatggctacgtaaataagcaaaattgccgcatttggggtgaagagcaaccagaagccgttcaagaactgcccatgcatcccgaaaaatgcactgtttggtgtggtttgtacgctggtggaatcattggaccgtattttttcaaagatgctgttggacgcaacgttacggtgaatggcgatcgctatcgttcgatgctaacaaactttttgttgccaaaaatggaagaactgaacttggttgacatgtggtttcaacaagatggcgctacatgccacacagctcgcgattctatggccattttgagggaaaacttcggacaacaattcatctcaagaaatggacccgtaagttggccaccaagatcatgcgatttaacgcctttagactattttttgtggggctacgtcaagtctaaagtctacagaaataagccagcaactattccagctttggaagacaacatttccgaagaaattcgggctattccggccgaaatgctcgaaaaagttgcccaaaattggactttccgaatggaccacctaagacgcagccgcggtcaacatttaaatgaaattatcttcaaaaagtaaatgtcatgaaccaatctaacgtttcaaataaagaaccgatgagattttgcaaattttatgcgttttttttttttttttaaagttatcaagctcttaaaaaatcaccctttaattcccgtgctgctatatggtgcagaggcttggacgatgacagtgatgagtcgacgttgcgagttttcgagagaaaagttctgcgaaagattcgtggccacggcgaatatcgcattcgatggaactatgAGCATGAGatgtatgacgacattgacatagttcagcgaattaaaagacagcggctacactggctaagTCATATTATACGAatgatgaaaatactccagcactgagagtattcgacacagtactcgccgggagaagcagagtaAGAGGAAGACGTCCAcatcgttggaaagaccaggtggagaaggacctggcttcgcttggaatatccaattcaCGGCACGTAGCGAAAACAagaaactcggctataatcgcgtaagcggtgtctacgtcaataaagaagaagatctcGCCGATTTGGACTTGCGTTACTTCATATGCGCGTAAATTGGAAAGCTTTTCGCTTTCGACAGTGGGCTTAACTATTCTCAACCCTTCTACTGCAACATCTATCCTTGTAACTTGGAGAAGTTGCTCTTCTGCTACAGTTAAGCGCTTTTCCTCGTACGGACCACCGTCAGTCCTTTGTTTCGAGGTTATAttgaatgaaattttcttttttattttgtgctttttatcagcaaatacctatttttgtattttattataattttaatcatctattattttatttaataataataacttacATTTTGCCTTCgattatttttaactgatacattcaaaccttttttttttaatttgtactgtaacgtttctcaaatagctaacgTGTGACATTTTGATTCTTTCATACAAACGAGAACACGGTATCAaatgaggaaatttcaaatttcgaaagtgtGTATTCGATAGCTAGTGCAACGAtctgaaaacaaacaaaaaaatacatgaatTTCGCTCGTTAACGAGTGTCGCGATTAGGGCCCTGATTTCTCTTTCGTTCGCATATGTTTTTAATCTTTCGGTCACTTCAATTACTTTAAACTAACGCTTACGGTTGACTTCAGTAAATTCAaaccattatcttatatttaactttattttgtcTAGTAGTGCCGGCCAGGAATTTCTTGCTTTGTCCTGTATTCAGGTGCCTTAACTTAggatacataaaaatataaataatttgtgtgAAGTGGTTTTGtttaagctaaaaatatttaactctcATTATGATAATAAGTGTCTTCCATTGTGATTATGCGATTCAAATATATTCTCACTCTTCTTCATTGACGTTGGCCAGCAGAGCTAGGAGACTGTAGGCATTGTTCATAGTcttgaaagtaaaattattgtagaattaatgtatatatgtatgtaagtaaaaatgttttctgaAATACCTTCGAAAAAACCGGCAGCCCAATTTGGAAATAACCTCCCGCATACAAAGCTATTGGGTGCTTTAAATGTTCcatgtaaagaaaaatttgacGTCTATTATACAAAGACATCCCTGTCCAATCGCAATTGTAGAGATGGTTGCTCAAATTCTCTGATTCCACTATTATTTCGTTGGCATAATAACATGGTAGAAATATTTCTAAAGCCATAGCAGTGACATATTGTATGAAACCCAAAAAATTAGATGGGTTTTCACTAAAGCTTATCTAAATAATGTTAAATGTTGTTAAGTACTTCACCCTGGTCGGCAATAAATAAAGAACTTACGCGTTGTATGGAGTAAATAGAGCAGCAAATTATGAGAGAACTGaatacaatctgcgccaacacAGGCCACGTTATGATTTTCTGACAGCTTTTGGCCATACTAAGGAATTTAAGAATTGCGTATAAAACAATCACATCGTTACAAATTAGTTAAACTATTACATATGAATTTCGATTCAACGAAACTCACCACTCAACTCGTTGATGgatttttattatgtttccAAGCTCAGTGGTGATTTCCTCATCGTTCTCTTGATCACCCAACCGCTCCATCCTCATGCCAATCATGCGCAGGCAAAGTGTGAAATGGAACATTAAGtaacacaaaaataattctATTTGGGTGTTGCATAGACAGCTAAATGGCACGACCACATCTTCGTACAGGAATAGAGGCCACGCATTACTACCGCGCCACGACGCTGGCATCCAGTATGGGATGGGTAGTGCAAGTGTTTCCATGAAGAAAACGGAAAACAAAGCCATGAACACCGAGCAAATGCTGAGAAGCGAATAGACTAATACAATCTTTCGAAAGGATCGTTGAGCACCCTGCCACATCTTTTCTTCCTCAATCGTCTTTAAAGCAAACATATCACTTTTGTCCCATTCTTGAACCAATTCATTAGCCGCTTGAGAATGGTACCACATATTCAGAACTTTTACGATGAGACACGTTTCAGTGATCGCCAGCCTCATCCATTGGAATACATAATCGATATCTGCACTATATATGATTTCCATCCACAAGAGCAGCGTGAAGATAAATGTCAGCGTAATATTCAATATGACTTGATAATAGCGGTAATATCGCCCAAAATACGTAAGATTATTATGAGCCGGGGACCAAAGTCCAAGAACCGTTAGCACTTTTATTTCAAATCGTGCATTCGCAATTTTATCACAGAACATGATGGGAGTTTGGAGTGTTACGTGTTATTGACAACTGTACTCATTTACctctctgactttgtttttataCTTACCTACTTAATCGTCAACCATCTAGTAAAGGTGTAAGCACTTATTATCAATTAAAATGCAATCTAAGATTTGTACCTAACGCTTTGTGCAACAAAATTATGGTCAAGTGTGAATTTTCTTGGGCAATAGCCTACCCTGACAAAATGTGTTATTGATTTCACACATTGTAATAATAATGAGCATGTTTACATTTACGCTAATAATTACATACTTATGGCAGTGTGAGAATTGACAGAaggatttttaattaattttgccgagttttcttctatttttcaAAGCTCCGCACATGCCAACTGAATCTCcttatacgaggtatgacaattaagtaatgggactgattccataaaaaccgtatatttgaaaattattctacaactctgccatccccttcaaagtagtccccttgggcagctatacagcgattgcagcgcgttttccatgcttcgtaacatttctggaactattcgactgggatgtccgcgagtaccttcgtcacggccgcctggatgtccgtaatcgactcaaaatgggttcctttgaccacagATTTtcttttaggaaacaaaaaagacacagggtgacatgtcgggcgaatatggcggctgttgcaagacggcgatccctttaccggccaaatactgggacacgctgagggtggtgtagcacggcgcgttgtcgtgatgaaggatccagcaCTCTGTTGACACTCGTTTTCGCAacctttcgagtacttggcaatagtagacttgattcacagttttccccggtggaacgaattctttgtggacgattccacggctatcaaaaaaggcagtaatcatcgttttcaccttcgagtTGCTCATGTGAGCTTTTTTCGTGCGGGGGGcacgcggagacaaccattgtgagctttggcgtttggtttccggagagaactatcaccatacactcttacaattttagcgtacgttttcgaagctgtttcgccTAATCTggcacaaaattttatcgcgacgcgttgctcttgattgcgtttttccattttcgtgacgagcactacaaacacacgtctactcaacttgacgcagcaggtgAACTAAACAAATCAgtggagggatgccggaaagagtgaaaattccctttctctccaccacaagcgcggcaataaaatcagtctcattacttaattgttaaACCTCGTAGGAAAGAAACCAGGTAAACTGATTGATACTACGAGAGGGCGGCTCCAAAATAGAACCCCCATGTCATTTGATGCGGTTAGGTCTAACCTTAAAATggcacatgtatgtataagtaataatCATGAGTAATCAtatttcttagaaaataacattttttgcatTACTTGTGAATCAAAGCCCGAGaaatttctgcaaaaaaatATGGGAATTGGGAGtagtattgactcgattttatctatttatgCCAGTAACACATattattaacatgccacatacatacgtttcattaaggtacctaaCATACAATCCAACGGAACAAAGTCAagtggatgttcgaaaattctgatatttgTTACATAGAGTCTTGGATAAgattttgcttaatttaatCCATTatagatatactgttatgagcaAAACACACTCTCTCAttccattgagataactcacatatttgcccagattttcgaaaatcttcgaaaatggatagtaaacatttacttgaaacaggaagattattatattaaatatattagtcTTTACACAGTTTTATATCttggtggaaaaatttcacCAAGACCTTTCGACCTTTTAATATAAAATCctactaaattgaaaaaatagttataaaacGGAGACGTGCTGGTGacatattttattgcaatgTATAATACTGTAGTCAGTTCGCgtattgaatagaaaaatttcacaaaaaaaaaattgaagtggatcaagtttttagaatctttcgagaacttctGCTGCAGTGACTTCAATATCGCGAAGCGTGTGCAGCAACGCAAAACCGATCGATCTATCTTGAAGCATGTTCGTCCTCGGCCACGTTTTCACGCAGCGAGGTGTCGAAAAAAACGTTCGGAATTCGCATTCGTCACAGGTAGTGTGCAGAATATACGAAGAAAGCTATGATGTTGCATGAGGTAAATGTAGGTCTACATCGCAATTCTTCAACGTTTCCGATGCAACGTTTTGCCCCTTTTCCCTCCTCTGAATCCGCTACGGACTCTTATCATATTCCAGTATGAGATTTATTAAGTTATTGTCAACAAATACGGCCCAATTGCGATTTTAGAAGCAAACACACAACCCACTTGGAAGTAGTCACTCACTAAGTCTATTTGGCTACGGCGACTGCCACTAGGAATTTACttcaataataaatgaaatattttagctgtaaaaattttaattatttacaatttccaatgcaaatgcaaatgtgCGAAGGTGAAACCGCGAGAGGCAAATAATGGTGGTTTGTTTGGGAGTGAATTCAGGCGATTTGCTGGTGTTTGTATGCAAAGGAAATTTAGAATGTggcgtaaatataaacactcgaaaatatagaaatatgtgGCGGCAAAgtaacaatgaaaataaaataaatgccgTTGGACTCATGAGTACACACTCGCAGAAACACAtttgtgtacatgtgtgtgtgtttgtatgtgacGAGCTTGCAATTTTCTGTGCGTGAAAATGTGGCAATAACGAACTGCGCTGGAATTTCACGTTTCGCATAGCGTAAAGTAAACAGTGCGGCGTTGCATtaatcattttcatttatttatttatacatgtaAATAGGAAAATTTAGACATGGCAGCGCATTTTACTAGTTCAGAGCTTTGAGCCACAGAAGTCATGGTAGTGGGTAAAAACTAGTCTCTAAGAATGCGAAATCAGATGTGTTGAGGGTCGGTTACTCTGCGGACGAGGGTCCTGCGATTTATTGTAAATTTGATGAAAGACAGCTGTCTTTAATGCGCCAAACAGTAGATTGAGAGTAGCGAATCGAATAAAGTAGACCAGATGCTCCACCAAACTGGTAGCGCTTGTGGTGCAACACTGCGCTAACAAGTCTCTTAACTTTCTTCTTTCTACTCTTTACAATACTATTCTTAATACCACTTTAAGGAGGTATCCGCAAACTCTCTTTTACGATTGTAACTTGATAATTTCTCATTAGATTGATAGGTAAATAAATTAAGATTGCACCGCACCGCACGTCTCACTTAGCCGCAGCATATTGACGAATTCCAATTGTAAGGGTGGCAACCCTCTCCCGACTATCAACGCAGTTGATTGCAACACGGCGACGAGAATAGATACCGCGCACGAGTTCATACTCTAACttaatatcaatatatgtatctttaaatttcattaatatcttttcattaaataaataattggttAAAAAGTGTTAGTAATTCATTTTCGGGAGCAAGGTACTATCCTAGGCTTTCGGAGCCCTTACAGGTCAGAAGTGAGACGAGTCTACGCATAAGACTGCGAAATTTCGCGAGTAACGGTTTGTTGAGACTCCGCTGGGCAAGCGTCGGTGCTCCGCTGGCATTCCGAGTATTTTGTTGAACGTTGAATTCAAATACAGTGGGCAGAACGTTAATTGTCCATTAGCGAAAAAGGGATAATCGAGTTATATCCCTGAACGGTAGCGAAACATTGGGCAGAACGTTAATTGTCCATTAGCGAAAAAGGGATAATCGAGTTATATCCCTGAACGGTAGCGAAAACATGTAAGCGTAAGTGTAACGACAACGTGCCACTTTAatgaacaaaacaaaacgatttAATTCTAATTAGAATTCTGTGCAAAACAATCGAACAAACGTAAATAATCAATATGGCGGTAGTGAAAATCAGTAGTCTGAAATTATCTGAAATAAAAGAATTACTTAGCGAAAGAGGTTTAGAAACGGAAGGGCATAAAAATGAACTAATTTTGCGACTAAGTGAAGCGGTTGGTGCGGACGTGATAGAATTCACACAAACGAATGTGCAAGATCAAATAAATGAGTTGCGCGAAATGTTTACCTCGGTGCTGCAGCTGATGCAGTCTAATTCGAATACGACAACGAGTGATAACGTGAATAACTTAAATTCGTTTGCGGAACAAGCACGTTTAGAATCACCTAGTACAAGGGTgactaaaattaattattctgtAAAAGAAATTGCCGAAACGATACCAGACTTCGACCCAACATCCGAATCGTCAATCACGGTTGAGCAGTTTGTAGATAGAGTTAATGGTGCTATGAGTGCCTATAAGTGGGAAGaaaagtgtttgttgttggctgTTTATAGTCGACTCAAAGGCGCCGCGAAAATTTGGCTCAATTCGACAGACAAATTGTATTCCAATTGGAACGAACTTTCAACGAAGTTGTGCGAAGAGTTCAGCTGCATACCAGATGAAACTGACATACACTACAAAATGAGTCAGGCAGTGCGTAAGCCAAATGAAAACTTATTAGACTATTGCTTTCGCGTGAGTGCATTAGGGAAACGATTTACATTGAGTGAGTCTGCAATTGTGAAATATGCTAGAGATGGGTTAAAACATCATGAACTACAAACGGCTATGGCAACTACTCGTTTTAAAACAATGCGTGAATTCCGTCAAGCAATAACAGATTATAGCAAAAACATTCCAACGCGTTCGGGTAAATATGAGAAACACATTGAAAGTGAGAAAAGCGTAAGTGTTAGCgatataaataaacaagtaattTGTTATAATTGTCAAGAAAAAGGACATTTTTCGAGTAAATGTCCTAAACCACAACGCAGGCGAAGATGCAATGATTGCGATAAAGTGCATCCTAGGGGTGAACCGGAAAATTGCGGAAAAAAGAAAACCGTAGTGAGAAAAACGAATATAGCGCGAGAAACAATAACGAATAACATTTTTGACCAATGTGTTGTTGTAAACGGTCAACAATTAATGGCATTTATTGATACGGGCAGTGAGTGCTGCATGGTCAGAGATACGGTAGCAAATAacttaaaatgtgaaaaagaaaaatgtgcaTTAAAAATAAGTGGTTTTTGTGGTGGTATTATATACGCCCACGCGAAAATTCGTGTACAAATACAGATTGGAAACCTAAAGCGGGACGTTATATTATATGTCGTAGATGATCAACTCTTAACAGCAGATCTACTGCTGGGCCAAGACCTTTTTAATGATATGCGGGCTGTTATTGTAGATGGTCGTATAACTTTTGCAAGCGATAATAAATTTACTATCGATGATATAAAGAGCGGTATAAGCGAGTTAAGTGCTAAAAATGATTTAGTTGAACTGTTGAATAGTTACGGTGATATTTTTGCAACAAGCATGAATGAAATAGGCAAAACCGATTTAGTGGAGATGTCCATAGATCTTGATACTGACGTTCCTATCGCGCAGAAACCATTTCGGGTTCCTGAACCTAAAAAGAAAATCGTCGCGGAAATGATTAACGAACTATTAGCGtgtaatattattacaaaatcgAATTCTGAATATGCGAGTCCAATGATtctagttaaaaagaaaaacggtAGCGAGCGTTTATGCGTTGATTTTAGACGATTGAATCTACATATGCGTAAAGAAGTTTTTCCAATGCCAAACATTGAGGAACAGTTGCAAATCGCAAAGCAATACGTGTATTTTACTGTGCTCGACTTAAATAGTGGGTATTACCAAATATCAATTGCGAAAGATAGTCAAAAATATACTGCTTTCGTAACAACGGAAGGGTTGTTCGAATTTAAACGAATGCCctttggacttaaaaatgcGCCAGTCGTATTTTCGCGATTAATTGCCAAAATTAAAGAGCGTGTTAAGAGTGACGATATGATGAACTATATGGACGATATATTAATCGGAAGTCAAACGGTAAAcgaaatgtatgaaaaattacATCGAGTGTTGAGTGCTCTTCGCGACGCAAACGTAacgt includes:
- the LOC125777344 gene encoding odorant receptor 94a-like, which encodes MFCDKIANARFEIKVLTVLGLWSPAHNNLTYFGRYYRYYQVILNITLTFIFTLLLWMEIIYSADIDYVFQWMRLAITETCLIVKVLNMWYHSQAANELVQEWDKSDMFALKTIEEEKMWQGAQRSFRKIVLVYSLLSICSVFMALFSVFFMETLALPIPYWMPASWRGSNAWPLFLYEDVVVPFSCLCNTQIELFLCYLMFHFTLCLRMIGMRMERLGDQENDEEITTELGNIIKIHQRVECMAKSCQKIITWPVLAQIVFSSLIICCSIYSIQRISFSENPSNFLGFIQYVTAMALEIFLPCYYANEIIVESENLSNHLYNCDWTGMSLYNRRQIFLYMEHLKHPIALYAGGYFQIGLPVFSKTMNNAYSLLALLANVNEEE